In one Nocardioides sp. NBC_00368 genomic region, the following are encoded:
- a CDS encoding sarcosine oxidase subunit beta family protein, with amino-acid sequence MADLLPEHPDFLWRNPEPKSSYDVVIIGGGGHGLATAYYLAKNHGITNVAVLERGWLAGGNMARNTTIIRSNYLWDESAAIYEHSLKQWEVLPDELDYDFLFSQRGVLNLAHTLQDVRDSVRRCEANRLNGIDAEWLDADQVKEVCPIINTSDNIRYPVLGATYQPRAGIAKHDHVAWAFARKADEMGVDLIQDCEVTGIVKDGNRVVGVQTTRGTIAAGKVALCAAGHSSVLAEMAGFDLPIQSHPLQALVSELHQPVHPTVVMSNHVHVYVSQAHKGELVMGAGVDAYNGYGQRGGFHVIEEQMAAAVELFPIFARAHLLRTWGGIVDVTPDASPVVGKSPIDQLYVNCGWGTGGFKGTPGAGWTMAHTIAHDEPHEYNAPFALERFSTGALIDEHGAAAVAH; translated from the coding sequence ATGGCAGACCTGCTGCCCGAGCACCCCGACTTCCTCTGGCGCAACCCGGAGCCCAAGTCCTCCTACGACGTCGTCATCATCGGCGGCGGCGGCCACGGGCTCGCGACCGCCTACTACCTGGCGAAGAACCACGGCATCACCAACGTCGCCGTGCTCGAGCGGGGCTGGCTCGCCGGCGGGAACATGGCCCGGAACACGACGATCATCCGGTCCAACTACCTGTGGGACGAGTCCGCGGCGATCTACGAGCACTCCCTCAAGCAGTGGGAGGTGCTCCCCGACGAGCTGGACTACGACTTCCTGTTCAGCCAGCGCGGCGTGCTCAACCTCGCCCACACGCTGCAGGACGTACGCGACTCGGTGCGGCGCTGCGAGGCCAACCGTCTCAACGGGATCGACGCCGAGTGGCTCGACGCGGACCAGGTGAAGGAGGTCTGCCCGATCATCAACACCAGCGACAACATCCGCTACCCGGTCCTCGGTGCGACCTACCAGCCCCGCGCGGGCATCGCCAAGCACGACCACGTCGCCTGGGCGTTCGCCCGCAAGGCCGACGAGATGGGCGTCGACCTGATCCAGGACTGCGAGGTGACCGGGATTGTCAAGGACGGCAACCGGGTGGTCGGCGTGCAGACCACCCGCGGCACCATCGCGGCCGGGAAGGTCGCGCTCTGCGCGGCGGGGCACTCCAGCGTCCTCGCCGAGATGGCCGGCTTCGACCTGCCGATCCAGTCGCACCCGCTCCAGGCGCTCGTCTCCGAGCTCCACCAGCCGGTCCACCCGACCGTGGTGATGTCGAACCACGTCCACGTCTACGTCTCCCAGGCCCACAAGGGCGAGCTCGTCATGGGTGCGGGCGTCGATGCGTACAACGGCTATGGGCAGCGCGGCGGGTTCCACGTGATCGAGGAGCAGATGGCCGCGGCCGTCGAGCTGTTCCCGATCTTCGCCCGCGCGCATCTGCTCCGGACCTGGGGTGGCATCGTCGACGTCACGCCGGACGCCTCCCCGGTCGTGGGCAAGAGCCCGATCGACCAGCTCTACGTGAACTGCGGCTGGGGCACCGGTGGCTTCAAGGGCACCCCGGGTGCCGGCTGGACGATGGCGCACACGATCGCCCACGACGAGCCCCACGAGTACAACGCCCCGTTCGCACTGGAGCGATTCAGCACCGGTGCCCTCATCGACGAGCACGGCGCAGCGGCCGTGGCCCACTGA
- a CDS encoding sarcosine oxidase subunit delta, with translation MILISCPDCGPRDETEFHYGGQAHVPYPEDPNTLSDEEWGRYLFYRENTKGIYAERWVHSSGCRKWFNVLRDTVTYRIAAVYRPGEPRPTLDGGSQ, from the coding sequence ATGATCCTCATCAGCTGCCCCGACTGCGGGCCCCGCGACGAGACCGAGTTCCACTACGGCGGTCAGGCGCACGTCCCCTACCCGGAGGACCCGAACACCCTCAGCGACGAGGAGTGGGGTCGCTACCTCTTCTACCGCGAGAACACCAAGGGCATCTACGCCGAGCGCTGGGTCCACAGCTCCGGATGCCGCAAGTGGTTCAACGTCCTTCGTGACACCGTCACCTACCGCATCGCCGCCGTCTACCGGCCCGGCGAACCACGCCCGACCCTGGATGGAGGCTCGCAGTGA
- a CDS encoding FAD-dependent oxidoreductase — MSTTSHRLTDGGRIDRSTRLTFHVDGQEYAGHAGDTLASALIANGVLECGPSLYRQRPRGVLAAGVEESNALVRLRRPGDAVAESMLPATAVELVDGLQADYLSGLGELDPADDTAIYDKKYVHTDVLVIGAGPTGLTAARTAAASGARVILVDDQPELGGSLLSARDLDIEGVDSETWLRGVAEELSAAPEVTVLTRTNAFGSYDANYVIALQSRLDHLDAAAKATLDGLSRQRLWHIRAQQVIIATGAHERPLVFANNDRPGVMLASAVRTYLNRYGVAAGSDILLATTNDSAYEVAADLADAGVAVAAVVDARPERSEAARRAEEAGIEVVLGSAVLDTAGDPRVTAAIVSAIDADGAAVGERREIACDTVAVAGGWSPVVHLHSQRQGKVRWDENLAGFVPDGEVADQQIVGSARGSYTLEACLAEGRYAAATALRATGFIGSAEAPADPLPAATGSGTTRALWLVAEDGVALDDLVDHFVDLQRDQTVHDVLRATGAGMRSVEHIKRYTSISTANDQGKTSGVNAIGVIAAALNDGRSPGEIGTTTYRAPYAPVPFVALAGRERGDLFDPARLTSIHPWHVAHGAEMEIVGQWLRPWYYPQDGESLDEAVLRECAAVRESVGMMDATTLGKIEVWGSDAGEFLNRIYTNAFKKLAPGSARYGVMCTPDGMMFDDGVTLRIDEGRYFMTTTTGGAAKVLDWLEEWHQTEWPSLDVSFTSVTEQWATVAVVGPRSREVIAKIAPDLDVSNEAFPFMTFRETTLASGIPARVCRISFSGELAFEVNVETWFGPQVWKEIHAAGQEWAITPYGTETMHVLRAEKGYPIVGQDTDGTVTPQDAGMEWIVSKAKDFVGKRSYSRADTSRTDRKHLVSVLPVDKSFRLPEGTQLVEAGTPITPADGPVPMLGHVTSSYHSAALGRSFALALIKDGRNRIGQTLVAPVGDRLVDVVVAETVLYDPEGSRRDG, encoded by the coding sequence GTGAGCACGACGTCGCACCGCCTCACGGACGGCGGCCGCATCGACCGATCGACCCGTCTCACCTTCCATGTCGACGGTCAGGAGTACGCCGGCCACGCCGGTGACACCCTCGCCTCCGCGCTGATCGCCAACGGCGTGCTCGAGTGCGGCCCCTCCCTCTACCGGCAGCGCCCTCGCGGCGTCCTCGCCGCCGGGGTCGAGGAGTCCAATGCACTGGTCAGGCTGCGTCGCCCGGGTGACGCCGTCGCCGAGTCGATGCTGCCGGCCACGGCCGTCGAACTCGTCGACGGGCTCCAGGCCGACTACCTCAGCGGCCTCGGCGAGCTCGACCCCGCCGACGACACCGCGATCTATGACAAGAAGTACGTCCACACCGACGTGCTCGTCATCGGCGCCGGCCCGACCGGGCTCACCGCGGCTCGCACCGCCGCGGCCTCCGGCGCCCGGGTGATCCTCGTCGACGACCAGCCCGAGCTCGGTGGGTCGCTGCTCTCCGCCCGCGACCTCGACATCGAAGGCGTCGACAGCGAGACCTGGCTGCGCGGCGTCGCCGAGGAGCTCTCCGCCGCCCCCGAGGTCACCGTGCTCACCCGCACCAACGCCTTCGGCAGCTACGACGCCAACTACGTGATCGCGCTCCAGAGCCGGCTGGACCACCTCGACGCGGCCGCCAAGGCGACGCTCGACGGGCTGTCGCGTCAGCGCCTGTGGCACATCCGGGCCCAGCAGGTGATCATCGCGACCGGCGCCCATGAGCGTCCGCTGGTGTTCGCCAACAACGACCGCCCCGGTGTCATGCTCGCCTCCGCGGTCCGCACCTACCTGAACCGCTACGGCGTCGCGGCGGGCTCCGACATCCTGCTCGCGACGACCAACGACAGTGCCTACGAGGTCGCCGCCGACCTGGCCGACGCCGGGGTCGCCGTGGCGGCCGTCGTCGACGCCCGCCCCGAGCGGTCGGAGGCCGCGCGTCGCGCCGAGGAGGCCGGCATCGAGGTCGTCCTCGGCTCCGCCGTCCTCGACACCGCCGGTGACCCTCGGGTCACTGCCGCGATCGTGTCGGCGATCGACGCCGACGGCGCCGCGGTCGGCGAGCGGCGAGAGATCGCCTGCGACACCGTCGCCGTGGCCGGCGGCTGGAGCCCGGTCGTCCACCTGCACAGCCAGCGCCAGGGCAAGGTCCGCTGGGACGAGAACCTAGCCGGGTTCGTCCCCGACGGCGAGGTCGCCGACCAGCAGATCGTGGGGTCTGCCCGGGGCAGCTACACCCTCGAGGCGTGTCTCGCCGAGGGCCGGTACGCAGCCGCGACCGCGCTGCGCGCCACCGGCTTCATCGGCTCGGCAGAGGCCCCGGCAGACCCGCTTCCCGCGGCGACCGGCAGCGGCACCACCCGCGCCCTGTGGCTCGTCGCCGAGGACGGCGTCGCGCTCGACGATCTGGTCGACCACTTCGTCGACCTCCAGCGCGACCAGACCGTGCACGACGTACTGCGTGCGACCGGCGCCGGCATGCGCAGCGTCGAGCACATCAAGCGCTACACCTCGATCAGCACCGCCAACGACCAGGGCAAGACCTCCGGGGTCAATGCCATCGGGGTCATCGCGGCCGCCCTCAACGACGGTCGCAGCCCCGGCGAGATCGGCACGACGACGTACCGCGCTCCGTACGCTCCGGTCCCGTTCGTCGCGCTCGCCGGTCGCGAGCGGGGCGACCTGTTCGACCCGGCCCGGCTGACCTCGATCCACCCGTGGCACGTCGCGCACGGTGCCGAGATGGAGATCGTGGGGCAGTGGCTGCGGCCCTGGTACTACCCGCAGGACGGCGAGTCGCTCGACGAGGCCGTGCTCCGTGAGTGTGCCGCGGTCCGCGAGTCCGTGGGCATGATGGACGCGACCACCCTGGGCAAGATCGAGGTGTGGGGGAGCGACGCCGGTGAGTTCCTCAACCGGATCTACACCAACGCCTTCAAGAAGCTCGCCCCCGGCTCCGCCCGCTACGGCGTCATGTGCACGCCCGACGGGATGATGTTCGACGACGGTGTCACGCTCCGCATCGACGAGGGTCGCTACTTCATGACGACGACCACCGGCGGCGCCGCCAAGGTCCTCGACTGGCTCGAGGAGTGGCACCAGACCGAGTGGCCGAGCCTGGACGTCAGCTTCACCTCGGTGACCGAGCAGTGGGCCACCGTCGCCGTCGTCGGCCCCAGGTCTCGCGAGGTGATCGCCAAGATCGCGCCGGACCTCGATGTCAGCAACGAGGCGTTCCCGTTCATGACGTTCCGCGAGACCACGCTCGCCTCGGGCATCCCGGCGCGGGTGTGCCGGATCTCCTTCTCCGGCGAGCTCGCCTTCGAGGTCAACGTCGAGACCTGGTTCGGTCCGCAGGTGTGGAAGGAGATCCACGCCGCCGGTCAGGAATGGGCGATCACCCCGTACGGCACCGAGACCATGCACGTGCTCCGGGCCGAGAAGGGCTACCCGATCGTCGGCCAGGACACCGACGGCACGGTCACCCCGCAGGACGCCGGCATGGAGTGGATCGTCTCCAAGGCGAAGGACTTCGTCGGCAAGCGCTCCTACAGCCGGGCCGACACCTCTCGCACCGACCGCAAGCACCTCGTCTCGGTGCTGCCCGTCGACAAGTCCTTCCGGCTGCCCGAGGGCACGCAGCTCGTCGAGGCCGGTACGCCGATCACCCCTGCCGACGGACCGGTGCCGATGCTCGGCCACGTGACCTCGAGCTATCACAGTGCCGCGCTCGGGCGCTCGTTCGCCCTGGCACTCATCAAGGATGGCCGCAACCGCATCGGCCAGACCCTCGTCGCGCCGGTCGGAGACCGACTGGTCGACGTCGTCGTCGCTGAAACCGTCCTCTACGACCCGGAAGGAAGCCGCCGCGATGGTTGA
- a CDS encoding sarcosine oxidase subunit gamma — protein MVETTIEPLDKTISGLRVSPAQHLHGAFVDAGVTGALGVRVREEQFLTMVGLRVPVGSPDRARLAKILGAELPERCGEVATGHDVVVLWLSPDEFLVISQSVAGSTLVSYLRAGVSEGGAAVVDLSANRTTLRLEGPSARAVLEKGCPLDLHPRAHASGTAVVTNIGRVPVILWKVEADSYRILPRASYADFLGRWLIDAMAEFKVISTSSIRRLGSG, from the coding sequence ATGGTTGAGACCACGATCGAGCCGCTCGACAAGACGATCTCCGGTCTGCGCGTCAGCCCGGCCCAGCACCTCCACGGCGCCTTCGTCGACGCCGGCGTCACCGGAGCCCTCGGGGTGCGGGTGCGCGAGGAGCAGTTCCTCACCATGGTCGGCCTGCGGGTGCCGGTCGGCTCGCCCGACCGGGCGCGCCTGGCCAAGATCCTGGGTGCCGAGCTGCCCGAGCGATGCGGCGAGGTCGCCACCGGCCACGACGTGGTCGTCCTGTGGCTCTCGCCCGACGAGTTCCTGGTCATCTCGCAGAGCGTGGCCGGCTCCACCCTGGTGTCGTACCTGCGCGCGGGCGTCTCCGAGGGTGGCGCCGCGGTGGTCGACCTGTCGGCCAACCGCACCACCCTCCGGCTCGAGGGCCCGTCCGCGCGGGCCGTCCTGGAGAAGGGCTGCCCGCTCGACCTCCATCCGCGGGCCCACGCGTCGGGCACGGCGGTCGTCACCAACATCGGACGTGTCCCGGTGATCCTCTGGAAGGTCGAGGCCGACTCCTACCGGATCCTGCCGCGTGCCTCGTACGCCGACTTCCTGGGTCGCTGGCTGATCGACGCCATGGCCGAGTTCAAGGTGATCTCGACAAGCTCGATCCGGCGTCTGGGATCGGGCTGA
- a CDS encoding L-serine ammonia-lyase has product MALSVFDMFSVGIGPSSSHTVGPMRAAVQFTDALKAGSLLDAVARVQVELFGSLGATGHGHGSDKAVILGLEGNRPETVDTDNADARVAEVRATRRLRLSGARDIEFEADDVVMHRTRTLPAHPNGMIFRGFGATGDVLQESTYYSVGGGFVVDEDAAGADRIVEDSTPIPYPFTTGAELLAVCAESGLGISDVMLANELAWRTEDEVRGELLHIWSVMQECVHNGCTRVEPTLPGGLKVPRRAPGLYAHLHASTDETDPLRAMDWVNLFALAVNEENASGGRIVTAPTNGAAGIVPAVLHYYEKFVPSADEDGIVRFLLAAAAIGILFKINASISGAEVGCQGEVGSACAMAAGALCEVLGGTPEQVENAAEIGIEHNLGLTCDPVGGLVQIPCIERNAIASNKAINAARIAARGDGSHRVSLDAAIKTMRETGADMKIKYKETSRGGLAVNVIEC; this is encoded by the coding sequence ATGGCACTCAGCGTCTTCGACATGTTCTCCGTCGGCATCGGGCCGTCGTCGTCCCACACGGTCGGCCCGATGCGCGCGGCGGTGCAGTTCACCGATGCGCTGAAGGCGGGGTCGCTGCTCGACGCCGTCGCCCGCGTCCAGGTGGAGCTGTTCGGTTCGCTCGGTGCCACCGGCCACGGCCACGGCTCCGACAAGGCGGTCATCCTCGGTCTCGAGGGCAACCGTCCCGAGACCGTCGACACCGACAACGCGGACGCTCGGGTGGCCGAGGTCCGTGCCACCCGCCGGCTGCGGCTGTCGGGGGCGCGGGACATCGAGTTCGAGGCCGACGACGTGGTCATGCACCGCACCCGGACGCTGCCCGCACACCCCAACGGGATGATCTTCCGAGGGTTCGGCGCCACCGGGGACGTGCTTCAGGAGAGCACCTACTACTCGGTCGGCGGCGGGTTCGTCGTGGACGAGGACGCCGCCGGCGCCGACCGGATCGTCGAGGACTCGACCCCGATCCCGTACCCGTTCACCACCGGGGCCGAGCTGCTCGCGGTCTGTGCCGAGTCAGGCCTGGGCATCAGCGACGTCATGCTGGCCAACGAGCTCGCGTGGCGTACCGAGGACGAGGTGCGCGGCGAGCTGCTGCACATCTGGTCGGTCATGCAGGAGTGCGTGCACAACGGCTGCACCCGGGTCGAGCCCACCCTGCCCGGTGGGCTGAAGGTCCCGCGACGTGCCCCCGGCCTGTACGCCCACCTGCACGCCTCCACGGACGAGACCGACCCGCTCCGGGCGATGGACTGGGTCAATCTCTTCGCCCTGGCCGTCAACGAGGAGAACGCCTCGGGTGGCCGGATCGTGACCGCCCCGACCAACGGTGCCGCGGGCATCGTCCCGGCCGTGCTCCACTACTACGAGAAGTTCGTGCCCAGCGCGGACGAGGACGGGATCGTCAGGTTCCTCCTCGCCGCCGCTGCCATCGGGATCCTGTTCAAGATCAACGCGTCGATCTCCGGCGCCGAGGTCGGCTGCCAGGGTGAGGTCGGCTCGGCCTGCGCGATGGCCGCGGGGGCGCTGTGCGAGGTGCTGGGCGGCACCCCGGAGCAGGTCGAGAACGCCGCCGAGATCGGCATCGAGCACAACCTCGGCCTCACCTGCGACCCCGTCGGCGGTCTCGTACAGATCCCCTGCATCGAGCGCAACGCCATCGCCAGCAACAAGGCCATCAACGCCGCCCGCATCGCGGCCCGCGGCGACGGCAGCCACCGGGTGTCCCTCGACGCCGCGATCAAGACCATGCGCGAGACCGGGGCGGACATGAAGATCAAGTACAAGGAGACCTCCCGCGGAGGCCTCGCCGTCAACGTCATCGAGTGCTGA
- a CDS encoding bifunctional methylenetetrahydrofolate dehydrogenase/methenyltetrahydrofolate cyclohydrolase, translated as MTTAAKIDGKRVAAELKAGLTVRVKALHEAGIDPGLGTILVGDDPGSHSYVAGKHRDCAEVGIASIRIELPASATQAEIEAAVQQLNEDPACTGFIVQLPLPPHVDTHRVLELIDPDKDADGLHPTNLGKLVLGTPAPLPCTPRGIIELLRQHDVPITGQRFCVIGCGLTVGRPLGLMLTRPTEHATVTLCNIETRDVAAHARASDVIVAAAGVAHLVKPDWVSPGATVLSVGITRTIEGILGDVDPNVDVVAGKMTGATGGVGPMTRAMLLTNIVEIAEQQLAAREAIVGALT; from the coding sequence ATGACGACCGCAGCAAAGATCGACGGCAAGCGCGTCGCTGCCGAGCTGAAGGCCGGGCTGACCGTGCGGGTGAAGGCCCTGCACGAGGCCGGGATCGACCCCGGTCTCGGCACCATCCTCGTCGGCGACGACCCCGGCTCCCACTCCTACGTCGCGGGCAAGCACCGCGACTGCGCCGAGGTGGGCATCGCCTCGATCCGGATCGAGCTGCCCGCGAGCGCGACGCAGGCCGAGATCGAGGCCGCGGTGCAGCAGCTCAACGAGGATCCGGCCTGCACCGGCTTCATCGTCCAGCTGCCGCTCCCGCCGCACGTCGACACCCACCGGGTCCTGGAGCTCATCGACCCGGACAAGGATGCCGACGGCCTCCACCCCACCAACCTCGGCAAGCTGGTGCTCGGCACCCCGGCCCCGTTGCCGTGCACGCCGCGCGGGATCATCGAGCTGCTGCGGCAGCATGACGTGCCGATCACCGGCCAGCGGTTCTGCGTCATCGGATGCGGCCTGACCGTCGGCCGGCCGCTCGGGCTCATGCTCACCCGACCCACCGAGCACGCCACCGTCACCCTGTGCAACATCGAGACCCGTGACGTCGCCGCCCACGCGCGCGCCTCGGACGTCATCGTCGCCGCGGCGGGCGTGGCGCACCTGGTCAAGCCCGACTGGGTCAGCCCCGGTGCCACGGTTCTGTCCGTCGGCATCACCCGCACCATCGAGGGCATCCTGGGCGACGTCGACCCGAACGTCGACGTCGTCGCCGGCAAGATGACCGGCGCCACCGGCGGGGTCGGGCCGATGACGCGCGCCATGCTGCTGACCAACATCGTCGAGATCGCCGAGCAGCAGCTGGCTGCCAGGGAGGCGATCGTCGGAGCGCTGACATGA
- the folP gene encoding dihydropteroate synthase, with protein MTATQLATDTAQRCQVMGIINVTPDSFSDGGRFLDVDAAVRRGHELVRDGADILDVGGESTRPGAQRASEAEELARVVPVVEGLVRSGFPVSVDTMRASVARQAVAAGAVIVNDVSGGLADPEMLPFLAEADVTCVLMHWRAHSTRMDDFCYYDSVVDDVCTELRGRVEAALRAGVRAERIVLDPGLGFAKNATQSWELLASLARLRDLGFPILVGASRKRFLAEAASYGRRSPDVPADRDEASDAVAAIAAAEGAWGVRVHAVSGAAAASRVAARLRTSAVATGLVGARTGER; from the coding sequence ATGACTGCCACCCAGCTGGCCACCGACACCGCTCAGCGGTGCCAGGTGATGGGCATCATCAACGTCACCCCCGACTCCTTCTCGGACGGTGGCCGGTTCCTCGACGTCGACGCCGCCGTACGCCGGGGCCACGAGCTCGTCCGCGACGGCGCCGACATCCTCGACGTCGGCGGCGAGTCCACCCGGCCCGGCGCCCAACGGGCCAGCGAGGCCGAGGAGCTGGCCCGCGTCGTCCCGGTGGTCGAGGGCCTGGTCCGGAGCGGGTTCCCGGTCTCGGTCGACACCATGCGCGCCTCGGTCGCCCGGCAGGCGGTCGCGGCCGGAGCGGTCATCGTCAACGACGTCTCGGGCGGGCTCGCCGATCCCGAGATGCTGCCCTTCCTCGCGGAGGCGGACGTCACCTGCGTACTCATGCACTGGCGGGCGCACTCCACCCGGATGGACGACTTCTGCTACTACGACTCGGTCGTCGACGACGTCTGCACCGAGCTCCGCGGCCGGGTCGAGGCCGCACTCCGCGCCGGAGTGCGCGCTGAGCGCATCGTCCTCGATCCGGGCCTGGGTTTTGCGAAGAACGCCACCCAGTCCTGGGAGCTGCTCGCCTCCCTCGCGAGGCTGCGAGATCTCGGCTTCCCGATCCTCGTCGGAGCCTCCCGCAAGCGCTTCCTCGCCGAGGCCGCGTCGTACGGACGACGTTCCCCGGACGTGCCGGCCGACCGTGACGAGGCGTCGGACGCCGTCGCCGCGATCGCGGCGGCCGAAGGCGCCTGGGGCGTACGCGTCCACGCGGTCTCCGGCGCCGCGGCCGCCTCCAGGGTGGCTGCGCGCCTGCGTACCTCCGCGGTCGCCACCGGGCTGGTCGGAGCCCGAACGGGGGAGCGGTGA
- a CDS encoding methylenetetrahydrofolate reductase, translating to MSRRSAAAVVRRLLLDARYEILPTATIEEVVTTALPTGRTVTVTASPAKGLERTVDLSIRLAGHGYDVVPHLAARMVSSRAELADITGRLKAAGIEKVFVPAGDAEQPGPFPGALELLEALVDLGDPFRHVGVAGYPEDHPTIIHDRLVQAMWDKRHHATEIVSNLTFDDRALTDWVRRVRARGVTTPIIVGLPGPVERAKLLTMATKIGVGESTRFLAKNKRIFARIAAPGGYSPERFLMRAAPELAGAEAAVSGLHLFTFNQVAETEAWRRDLLARLGGDPR from the coding sequence GTGAGCCGCCGCTCGGCCGCCGCGGTCGTACGTCGCCTGCTGCTCGACGCGCGCTACGAGATCCTGCCGACCGCGACGATCGAGGAGGTCGTCACCACCGCGCTTCCCACCGGCCGGACCGTCACCGTGACCGCCTCCCCGGCCAAGGGCCTGGAGCGGACCGTGGACCTCTCGATCCGGCTCGCCGGACACGGCTACGACGTGGTGCCCCACCTCGCCGCACGCATGGTCTCGAGCCGTGCCGAGCTCGCCGACATCACCGGCCGCCTGAAGGCGGCCGGCATCGAGAAGGTCTTCGTGCCCGCCGGTGACGCGGAGCAACCCGGGCCGTTCCCCGGTGCGCTGGAGCTCCTCGAGGCCCTCGTCGACCTCGGCGACCCGTTCCGCCACGTCGGCGTCGCCGGCTACCCGGAGGATCACCCGACGATCATCCACGACCGGCTGGTGCAGGCGATGTGGGACAAGCGCCACCACGCCACCGAGATCGTCAGCAACCTCACCTTCGACGACCGAGCCCTCACCGACTGGGTACGCCGCGTGCGCGCTCGAGGCGTCACGACGCCGATCATCGTGGGGCTGCCCGGCCCCGTCGAGCGCGCCAAGCTCCTCACGATGGCCACCAAGATCGGTGTGGGGGAGTCGACGAGGTTCCTCGCCAAGAACAAGCGGATCTTCGCGCGCATCGCCGCGCCCGGCGGCTACTCGCCGGAGCGGTTCCTCATGCGCGCCGCCCCGGAGCTGGCCGGTGCCGAGGCCGCGGTCTCCGGACTGCACCTGTTCACGTTCAACCAGGTCGCCGAGACCGAGGCCTGGCGCCGGGACCTGCTGGCCCGCCTGGGTGGTGATCCCCGATGA
- a CDS encoding bifunctional folylpolyglutamate synthase/dihydrofolate synthase — MTDTTIDLDVAEVERRLLARWPETRIAPSLERIRAVTDALGRPQRSYRSIHITGTNGKTSTARMVEAILLELGSTVGRFTSPHLTDIRERISIGGGLIPPDAFVRAYLDVLPAADAVDRGSATPLSFFEMTVAMAYQAFSTAGIDVAAVEVGMGGMWDATNVIDAEVAAILPIGLDHVDHLGPTRLDIAAEKAGIIKPGAFAVTARQTPEVEQLLRAHADAHLARLMVEGRDFGLRGRRASGGGQVISVDGLAGHYPEIPLSLHGRHQAYNAVVAIASVEALLEDAIPLDVLRRALGSARSPGRLEVLPGTPAVVLDAAHNPDGARALAAGLADLGHRPTVAVVAAMGDKDLAGMLAELEPVVTTMICTRNSSPRSLSAQDTGAAARAVLGSDRVVEIGHLGHALLEAVRTASALSEEGGAQVLVTGSVVTVGEARGLLGL, encoded by the coding sequence ATGACGGACACAACGATCGACCTCGATGTCGCCGAGGTGGAGCGCCGACTCCTCGCCCGCTGGCCCGAGACCCGGATCGCTCCCTCCCTGGAGCGCATCCGCGCGGTGACGGACGCGCTCGGCCGGCCGCAGCGCAGCTACCGTTCGATCCACATCACCGGCACCAACGGCAAGACGAGCACCGCGCGGATGGTGGAGGCGATCCTGCTCGAGCTGGGCTCGACGGTCGGCAGGTTCACCAGCCCCCATCTCACCGACATCCGGGAGCGGATCAGCATCGGCGGCGGGCTGATCCCGCCCGACGCGTTCGTCCGGGCCTACCTCGACGTCCTGCCCGCGGCCGACGCGGTGGATCGGGGGAGTGCCACACCGCTGTCGTTCTTCGAGATGACGGTCGCCATGGCCTACCAGGCGTTCTCGACCGCTGGCATCGACGTCGCTGCCGTCGAGGTCGGCATGGGTGGCATGTGGGACGCGACCAACGTCATCGACGCCGAGGTCGCCGCGATCCTCCCGATCGGCCTCGACCACGTCGACCACCTGGGCCCGACCAGGCTCGACATCGCCGCCGAGAAGGCGGGGATCATCAAACCCGGTGCCTTCGCCGTGACGGCACGTCAGACCCCCGAGGTCGAGCAGCTCCTCCGGGCCCACGCCGACGCGCATCTGGCGAGACTCATGGTCGAGGGGCGTGACTTCGGACTGCGCGGACGCCGGGCCTCCGGCGGCGGCCAGGTCATCTCGGTCGACGGCCTCGCGGGTCACTATCCCGAGATCCCGCTGTCCCTGCACGGGCGCCACCAGGCGTACAACGCGGTGGTCGCCATCGCGAGCGTCGAGGCCCTCCTGGAGGACGCGATCCCGCTGGACGTACTGCGACGGGCGCTGGGGTCGGCCAGATCGCCCGGCCGGCTGGAGGTGCTGCCCGGAACACCGGCCGTGGTCCTCGACGCTGCCCACAACCCCGACGGCGCCCGGGCGCTGGCAGCAGGCCTCGCCGACCTGGGCCACCGACCGACCGTCGCCGTGGTCGCCGCGATGGGCGACAAGGACCTGGCCGGCATGCTCGCCGAGCTCGAGCCCGTGGTGACCACGATGATCTGCACCCGGAACAGCAGCCCGCGGTCGCTGTCGGCCCAGGACACCGGTGCCGCCGCACGAGCCGTTCTGGGTTCGGATCGGGTCGTGGAGATCGGGCATCTCGGCCATGCCCTCCTCGAGGCCGTCCGGACGGCCTCGGCGCTGTCCGAGGAAGGTGGAGCTCAGGTGCTGGTCACCGGCTCCGTGGTCACCGTGGGTGAGGCACGCGGCCTGTTGGGCCTGTGA